One Stenotrophomonas maltophilia R551-3 genomic window, ACCGGTGGCAGCTCCGGCACCGGCAGGCTGCGCGACTGGCCTGCCTGCTGCAGCTCCACCGCGCTGGCACTGATGCCGGCCAGTACCGTGGATGGACCCAGCCGCTGACCGGGGGCATAGGCTTCCGCCGGGCGGCCATCCACCGAGAGCAGGGCCAGTGGCGCGTGGTCACCGGCCATCACGCCCAGCACGACCACTTCTGTCTGCACCGCACCGGGTGAAAGCAGCCGCACCAACGGCAGGCTCGCCGCTGCGTCGAACACGGGCCGCACAGGCACATTCGGCTGTGCCTCACTGGCGGCCACCGAGGGTATTGGGCCGACAAGGGTCACGCTCCAATAGGCCAACACCGCCAGCAGCAGCGTCGCCGCCAGCAGGGTCAACACCCGATTGCGATCCCAGCGCCTGCCATCCATGTTCCGCACCATTGCCACGTTCGTGTCCGACCACGCTAGCAGCCGTCGCTGACGCTTTTGTTTCATCATCCGCGCGTACGCTGGCAGGCATCGGCAAGGACAGGAGGCGATGTCGATGCAACGCATTCCGCACGGCTTCACCCTGATCGAACTGATGGTGGTGCTGGTGATCATCGGCATCTGCACGGCCGGGATCGGCCTGGGCCTGGGTAGCCTGCTCGACCCCGGCCGGCAGCTGCGGCAGGAAGCCGAGCGGCTGGCGCAGCGCCTGCAGGTGGCACGCGACGAGGCCCGCATCGACGGCCGCAGCATCCGCTGGCAGGCCGACGCCAGCGGCTATCGCTTCAGCCGCCGTGAGGGCAACCAATGGGTGACCGTGCAGCGCGACGACCTGTTGCGGCCGCAGCGGTGGCAGGCTGCCGGCATTGCGGTGCAGCCCGCCAACGCCATCGAACTGAGCCCGGAGTGGATCGGTACCGCCTGGGAGCTGGGGCTGTCGCTGGAGGGCCGCACACTGCGCCTTCGTGATGATGGCAGCGGACAATTGCAGGTCGTGCAGTGAAGCGGAACATGCACGGATTCACCTTGATCGAAGTGCTGATCGCACTGGCGATCGTTTCGATTGCGCTGGCGGCGGTGATGCGCTCGGTGGCGGTGGCCACCGACGATCAGTCACGACTGCGTGATCGCCGCCTGGCACTGATGTGCGCGCAGGACCGCTGGCAGGAGCTTCGTTTGGCCGGGCAGGCACCCCAGGATGCGCGGCAACGCTGCGTGCAGGGACGCGGAACCTTCCTGGTGCTGCAGCACCTGGGCACGGGCAGCGACGGCCAGCCGCAGCTGGAACTGAGCGTGGTCGCCGAGGATGCACCGCGGCAGTCGCTGGCGCGGATGCAGCTGCCGTGGACGGCCGCGCCATGAAGCGCGCCGTGGGCGGTTTCACCCTGATCGAGGTGATGATCGCGATCACCATCATGGGCGTGCTGGCGCTGATCTGCTGGCGTGCGCTCGACAGCGTGGCCAGCAGCGACCAGCGCCTGCGACAGGCAGATGCCGAGACCACCACCGCACTGCGCGTGCTGCAGCAGTTCCAGCGGGATATCGAGATGCGTGCGGATGATGCGCTGATGAATGGCGCGGTGCGTCCGGCTGATCGTCCGCAGCGATTGCTGCCTCCGTCGCTGGTGAGTGAACGGCACCCGGATGGAAGCTTCGCGCTGGAGATCACCCGCAGCGTGGGCAGCGATGGGCTGCACTGGCAGCGGGTGCGCTGGTGGCGTCAGGGCAGCACACTGTGGCGGGCCAGCGGCGCGGCCACGGACCGGTATCCATTGCCGGCGCCGGAACAATCCAAGGGCATCGTGGTAGCCAAGGATGTGCAGCGGTTCGAGCTGCGGGCGTGGCAGCCCGGCGCGGGATGGGCCGTGTTGCCGAGCAAGGGCGAGGTGCTGCCAGCCACCGGACTGGAGCTGCGGCTGGGCCTGCGCGATGGGCGTGGGCCGTTGAGCTACCGGCGGGTGCTGGAGTTGTAGGATTCGTTCGTGGCACCGCATCCGCGCATGGTGTAGATCTTCTGCAGAGCCTGCTCTGGTGATGGCCGGGATCTACTGCTGAGCCTGCTCTGATGATGGCGGAGATCTACTGCTGAGCCTGCTCTGATGATGGCGGAGATCTACCCCCGAGCCTGCTCAGGTGATGGCGGAGATCCACCCCCGAGCCTGCTCTGGTGGGTGCCGACCGTTGGTCGGCACTGATGCTGGCCCAGGCATCCACGCATGGCGTGGGTCTACTACCCTCCGGCCGCCGGGTGCTCTCCTGCACCCGGCGGCGCTGTGTCGGTGGTCCTCACCGCTGATGGCCGCTCCCTGCCCTCCGTGCCGTCCTGGCTGGGGCCGCCACCGTTCCCTGGCGGCTGGCCCGATGCTGCAGCCCGATGCGGTGCATCGGGCAATGCGTACCGACCAAGGTCGGTACCTACCGGGGCGTGCTATGCCTATCGGCGCTGCGTGCCTTCGTCGCGGCTTGCCTGCGGGAACTGGAAGGCGCTGTTGGCGTCGTAGCCGCTGTTGGCGGTCGTGCCGCGCGCCGGCGGCGCAATGCTGCTGGTGCCGCTGCCGAAGCCGAGAATCTGCACGCTGATCACTGACGGCTGGTTGCGCCGTGCGTCGTCCTGGCTCTTGCGCATCACGTCCTGTGCGGCCTGGCTGGCACTGTTCGCTGCCGCACTGGCCGACGCCAGCGCATTGACGTTCACCGTGGCCAACACCGGCAGGCCCTTGCTCTCGCCCTGCACCTGGATGTTGGCGGCGTTGAGCACCTGCAGCGCTGCCAGGTTGATGTTGCCCGAGACTCGTATGCCTGCTTCGCCCGCGTCGATGGTGCCCAGCGGCGCGATCAGGTCGACGTCGCCCGGCGGCACTTCGGCGATGGGGTTCAAGGTGGCGATGCCTGCGCCACTGGCGGGAGCCTGCGGCGACAGGATCACATTGCCCCAGCCGTCATAGACGCGACGCGGCGGCGTGTACAACAAGGTGGTCTGCGAACCGCGACCGGCATTGATGTCACCCTGCTCCGACCATGCCAGGATGTCACCGCCGAACGTCGTCATCACCCGCGACAGGCCCAGCAGCACGCTGTCCTGGCTGAACAGCCGGATGTCACCCTGCCCTTGGGTCACCAGCCCGGCACTGGCCGGTGGCACCACGCCCTGTACACCCACCACGATCTGTCCGCCCGGTGCCATCAGCTCGATGTTGCCACCGGCTTCGGTACGTACGCCGGCGCCGCCATACATCAGGATATCGCCGGTGCGTTGGATCGTCGCACCTGCTGCATCCTTGTCCGGCATCAGCGTGGCGATGGCCTCACGGCCCCGCAGGTAAGAACCAACACGTGGTCCATTCCGATCGTTGTACTCGCGGCCACCTTCGCGCAGTTCGGCGTAGTAGACCTGGCGAAGGAAGATCCGTTGCTGTTCGCTCGGCAACCGGTCGAACGCAGCCAGCACCTCGGCGCCGTCGACGGCCAGGCCGAAGCGCTGCTGCAGCCACTGCTTCAACTCCTTGTCATAGATCTTCACCGCCTTGCCGGGCTGCGATGCCAGCGACTGCGCCGGATCGGCCAGGTTGGCCGGGTCCAGGTAGCGCGTGCGCAGTGCATCGAAGTCAATGCCCTGATTGCCGGCAGTCACTGCGATGCTGGCACCGGGACGGGCATCGCCCTGGACGACGCCACCCAGGCTCACGATGCTTCCGGCCTCTTCCTGGCGCAGCTGCCGGCCCGCACTCACTTCAACGTTGCCGGGGCCGGCCACCGTCAGGTTGCTGCGGATGATGTCCCGGCCCGCCTCGATCCCGCTGATATCGGTACCGCTGGTGTTGAGCGCTGTGACGTTCGCATTGATCACGTCGCGACCGGCGCGCAGCTGTACGGCCGAGCCCGCTTCGTACCAGTCGAACAGTGTCCGGCTCTCCTCGCCGATGTTCCGCCTCAATTGCCTGCGCCCGCCGCTGCCCAACCCGATGATGTCACCGGCAACGGCATAGAAGCGGCTGGGCGACGTGGGCCGGGACGTCAGCGCACCCGTGGTCGGAGTACTGGGGCCGAACGCGAACAAGGGCAGGATCGCCGACGGATCCGCTCCCTGCACCCCATCGTCGGAGAGATTGTGGCCGACCCGGGTCAGGCTGGCGCCCCGCTGGGCCATGAATGCAGGATCAAACGGGCCAGGCAGGCGGGCGTCGCTACCGGAACGTGCAATGCCGGTGGCGTTGATCGCGGCATGGATCGAGCCTCCAGCCAGAACATCGAGCTGGCCGCTGGCCGAAGGCGCGAGCAGGATCACATCGCCCGTAGTCGCCCCTGGTCCGAGACCTCGAAGCGGGGCGCTGATGATGTCACCACTCGCTGCCACCGCGCTGAACCTGGACGGATACAGCCAGTAATTGATGCTGGCGGGAACGGATTGCTCGCGCAGCGCGATGCCTTCAGCGAACATGTTGCTACCGGTTGCATGCAGACTTCCGGCCAGGCTGGGTGCGAGATTTCCGCCTGCCGAGAACAGGTCCAGTGCCGTGCCTCGGGTCCAGAGCGAGAACCACGTCGTGCCAGCTGCATGCTGGCCATCGCCCAGAACCACGTCGTTGTAGTTGGCCGTCGGTACACGCCCTGCATCTGCGGCGCCACCGAGAACAATGTCACCACGGGCCTGCAGGCGGGCAGTGGAATCACCCAGAATGAGCAGGGGCCCCGCCATCGCCACCGGGGCGTCCGCCACGAACGGATCCATCAGGCCCAGCGTTCCGTAGCTGCTCTGTATCGCGCTGAGGCCACCGATGCGTGCCGCCTGCAGCAGGGTGCTGCCGCGCAGGTTGGTCACCGCGCCATTGAGATCCAGATCCTGCAGGAAACTCTCCGGCTGCTGCGCGCTGGCGCGCAGGCCAGGATTCAACGCACCGCCACTGCGCAGGGTCAGGTCGCCGCCACCGGTCAGATGCAGCTCACCATTGCT contains:
- the gspH gene encoding type II secretion system minor pseudopilin GspH, which translates into the protein MQRIPHGFTLIELMVVLVIIGICTAGIGLGLGSLLDPGRQLRQEAERLAQRLQVARDEARIDGRSIRWQADASGYRFSRREGNQWVTVQRDDLLRPQRWQAAGIAVQPANAIELSPEWIGTAWELGLSLEGRTLRLRDDGSGQLQVVQ
- a CDS encoding prepilin-type N-terminal cleavage/methylation domain-containing protein encodes the protein MKRAVGGFTLIEVMIAITIMGVLALICWRALDSVASSDQRLRQADAETTTALRVLQQFQRDIEMRADDALMNGAVRPADRPQRLLPPSLVSERHPDGSFALEITRSVGSDGLHWQRVRWWRQGSTLWRASGAATDRYPLPAPEQSKGIVVAKDVQRFELRAWQPGAGWAVLPSKGEVLPATGLELRLGLRDGRGPLSYRRVLEL
- the gspI gene encoding type II secretion system minor pseudopilin GspI, which translates into the protein MHGFTLIEVLIALAIVSIALAAVMRSVAVATDDQSRLRDRRLALMCAQDRWQELRLAGQAPQDARQRCVQGRGTFLVLQHLGTGSDGQPQLELSVVAEDAPRQSLARMQLPWTAAP
- a CDS encoding general secretion pathway protein, whose protein sequence is MDGRRWDRNRVLTLLAATLLLAVLAYWSVTLVGPIPSVAASEAQPNVPVRPVFDAAASLPLVRLLSPGAVQTEVVVLGVMAGDHAPLALLSVDGRPAEAYAPGQRLGPSTVLAGISASAVELQQAGQSRSLPVPELPPVPTDGIVPANSL